In Methanocella paludicola SANAE, the sequence GGCAGTGTACACTAAGCTATAGGCGTCAATTCGGGCCGCCGGCAGTAAAGCTCGACGGCCTCCAGCCTTTTTTTATGCTCCTCCAGGGCGGCCAGCATCCGGTCGATCTCTGCGGCACGTTTCTGCGCTTCACTCGCGGACATGGACTTTTCGGCCCGGGCTCTTTCGAGCGCCTGCTTTACTGAGGACACCAGAGTATCCGCCATGGTCTCGTACGAGGCCTTCATGCTCTTCGATGACTTCAGGAGGCTTTCCAGGAACGCATAGCGTATCTTGCCCGAGTTCATATCCAGCGAGCGCTCCACGCGCTCCCGCATAGCGTTCTTAACCTGCCCGCGGAACAGCGAAGACGGCATCATCAGGTTGAGCGTCGTGAGCGCCGTATCGAGCAGCATGCCCTCGTCCATGAAAGTATCGATGCCGTAGAATAGGGGCGTATGAAGGTCCGGCGCACCATCGAATGAGTAGTGCCGTATCTCGACATCGAATATATCGGACGAGGCCTTTTCGAACCGGCGGATGGACTCTTCCCACCTCTCGGAGTGCGACTTCGCCTTCTCAGCATAGAGCCCGGATATTTTCTCCTCCTCACTGGCACGCCAGCTATCACAGGCCCCGGAAATGACCTTAAAGAGCTGGTCCTTGATCGCGTTCAGGAACTCGCGGTTGCCGGCTTTCGGATAAGTATCGATGAACGACTCCATCTGCCGGATGGCAACGGGAGTCATCTCGCTTTTGAATTTGCCGCTATCCACGTCCAGCGTCTTGATCATAGAGTCCACGTCCCACTCGATGAGGTGCACATTGGCTTCCTTGTCCCTCAGGAATCGCTCCAGCTCCACATTGAACAAAGTCGCTTTCTCTTCCAGCGCCTGCACTGATAGCGCCCGTGTCTTCTTCTCGATGGCCAAGGACAGGCGCCTTGCCTCCACGAGCCCCGATGCCCTGTCCAGGATGGAGCGCAGGAAGACGCCGCACTTATCGGTGGTCAAAAAGGTGCCGAGCGCTCTATCAAAATCTACGTAACCGCTCCGTTGCAAAAGCTCCCTATCGCCTTTTGTTTTCCCTTCGAGCGCCTGCTTTGCGGATAAGGGAAATAATTTAGGCTCGGCCCCCATCTTTTCCCCGATCACGGCCCGGTTAAAGGCTATAGACTCCTTCACCTCTTCGGCGTCGGCCCTGTCGACCTTGTTAAGGATGAAAAAGAACTTTTTCACGTGCTTCCCGACGTCCTCAAGGAACCGCAGCTCAACGTCGCTGACCGGCGGGTCGATGGAGAGCATGAACACGGCTGCGTCTACTTTTGACAGGAAGCTGTAGGTCACCTCAGTGTTGTGGAGGAAAGTGGAGCCGATGCCGGGCGTATCGATGATCATTACGCCCTCCTTCAGATAGTCGGAGGGGTACTCTATCTCCACGTGGCCCACGCGCTTTACATTCCGGGGATTTCCCCGCTCGGTCACGTAATCGCCCAGTAACTCAGGCCCGATAACGTCGGAGCGCCCGTCCTGGTATATTACGGTCGTCCTCGGTACGGGGCCGAACCGGATCACCGTGATGATGGACGTGAGAGGGACCACCGCCGTGGGAAGCACGCTATCGCCAAGCAAAGCATTGATGAACGTCGTCTTTCCTCGCTTGAACTGGCCCAGCACGACCAGGTTGAACGTGTCGGAGTCCAGCTTGGCGATAAGCGCATCGGCCTCCCGGCGCGCCGCCTCCTCATCCGACATGAGCCCTCTTAAAGCGTTAAGCTCCTCCCGGGCCCTGTTTTTAAGCTCGCCGTAATCATTAACAGGCTGCATCATATTTTCACCGCAAATGAACGTTTTAAAATAGAAGCTATCAGCCTTGCGGCGGTTTTGCCATGAGCCACGGCGAGCTTCATCGCCGCTGTATGTTATGCTTTTTAAAAGAATATAGGTTACGTTTTACTTTGAGGCTATCCGCTTCAAGCGTCGCACCTGCTCATCGAGACGATCGCAGAGCTCTCCCATCTTTTCCGCCTGCTCATCCGACTCGATGTCGCCGTGGGTCTTTCTAAGCTTTTCGGGGCGCATGTCGTCGACCAGGTCCTCCATGAATTGAGAAAGGACATAGATACGCCACTTCACGTCCGTCTCTTCCTGCGGCAGGCCCGAGTCGCCCCAGTAGTCTTCGATTGCACGCTCCATGCCAGCCATGATATTGTTGATCTCCTTCACCTCTTCCGCTGTGGGCCGGCCCTTCAGGCTGGAATGGAACTGGTCGCCCGATGCCATAAGCGACCTTATCTCCCGGATATAGCCCAGTATCGTCGTGGCCGCGGCACTTACCGACCTGTTATGGCGCCCGCACATCCCTATCACCCTTGAGTATTTGCTCCGACATCATATTTTTTATTGGTAAGGATTAGCGCGATAACTCCTGCCGCTCCCGCGAGCGCCGCGAACGCGAAGCCGTAGGCGAACCCGAATGCGCTCCACAGGACGCCTACGACGAAGCTGGAGATGAAATCGCCCACACCATTCATTGTGGCCATCGCGCCGAAGCCCAGGGCGCGGCGTGGTTCCTCGACCATCTGCCCGCAGACGGCGCCTTCGAGGGTGTCCTCGGCCGCGATATAGGCGCCCGCAATGGCGAATAATAATCCGTATACGATAACATTGGGCGGCGCCAGGATGAACCCGACGAACATCAGCACGGCCAGCGCGTACCCGAAGGCTAGAACTTCCTTCCGTCCAAACCGGTCGCCCAGCGCCCCGAACGGATAGCATGCGGCAGCGTAGACGACGTTCCGCACTCCGTACAGCAGCACCCCCATCGCGGTCGCCTGCACGAAGCCAAGAGTCGGCGTTAACGTTGTCACGGCAAAGAGGATAAGCATCGTGTGGGAGAAGTCCGAGACGCCGAATAGCAGCACTGCGGATAAGAACCCTTTAAACCGCGGCGTAAATCCCTTTAAGGACGTTACGATGTTCACGTGCCCTTTGGCAGGGGCCGGATTTTTCTCTTTCACGGCCACCATGAATACGATAACGGCCAGCATGCCCGGTATGACCGCGAGCCAGAATACGTCCCTCATCCCGATGTAGGAGACCAGCACGAACGCAAGCGCCGGACCGGCTATGGCCCCGAGGGTGTCTCCCGTCCGGTGGACCCCGAACGCTTTGCCGAGGTCGTTTTCCTCTACCGATTTCGCAAGGATGGCATCCCTCGGGGGGCCGCGGACGCCCCGCCCGATCCAGCCGAACACCCGGCCTAAGAGCACGGCCGGCCAGGACGATGCCAGCGCGACGATAGCCGGGAAGATGCCCGTCGCGATGTACCCTATTATTGAGAGCTCCTTGCGCTTCCCGAGCTTGTCCGAGTAGTAGCCCGATAATAGCTTGGCAAAGCTTGAAAGCCCGTCGCTCAGCCCTTCGATGAGGCCCAGCGCGTACGCCGGAGCGCCCAGCGACGTAAGGAATGACGGCAGCAGCACGGTCACAGTCTCATGCCCAAAGTCCGAGAGGAAGCTCGTCAGCGAGACGCCCCAGACGGTGGAATTAAGCCAGCCCTTATTGTTATTTTCCATTTAACTCACCATTAGCAACCCGTTCAAAGAATGGCTTTGAACTATCAGAAGCCATTAGTCGCCCGCTGCGCGGCGGTTCTGCATAAGAGCACGGTGAGCTTCATCACCAGAATAGCATAGTGGCCGGTTTTATTTATATGTTTGGTCATAGAATAGTTCACTATTTCAATGTATAATAAGCGAACACATCTCGTATCCACCGATTGCGCATATGATGACTACCAGGGCCAGGCAAAGGTAATACAGGATCCTTTCGAAAGTCTCAGCTGAAACGTTATCTACAGCATCACCGACAGCTTTTCCGGTCCACTTGATCGCCCTCGATAATGCGCTGGCAGGGGGTTCTTCATCCAGGCTGATCTCGCAGTAATGGCGGCCAGTATAGAAGGATAGCGCCGTAACGGCTAATATGAGGGCAATGGAGGAGAACATGGTGACCGTCCAATAAGCCCCGGTGAGGCCAAATGCCAGCACGGCTATGATATCGAGCGCAATGATCAGCGCGGCGGCCCTGGACGGCCGGATGTCCCAGAAAATATCGATGGCCCTTTTATGCTTTCCTGCGATGGCTATAGCATCGTCCACCAGGCCAAATTGTAGATCGTATTTAAAGTTGATGTTGACCGAAGCGCACGATGGCGATAGTATCATGAAAAGGATGGGGTAAAGCGACTCTCCGTGATAGGATATGAACATCGCTTCGACTCGCTCGGACGTGTCGATATTTTTTATGGCCGGGTAATTATCCTGGTTAAAATAATAGACCCGCGCGTTCGTATCCAGCTCCACCGTAAATCTGCCGATGGTCTCATGGAATAATTCACAGAGCAGGATTAAGTCATCGATGTACATTCGTGACATCGGTATGCGGATATTCCGGAAGGACGGCGATTTGACCGATAAGCTCTCTATCAATGA encodes:
- a CDS encoding dynamin family protein; translation: MMQPVNDYGELKNRAREELNALRGLMSDEEAARREADALIAKLDSDTFNLVVLGQFKRGKTTFINALLGDSVLPTAVVPLTSIITVIRFGPVPRTTVIYQDGRSDVIGPELLGDYVTERGNPRNVKRVGHVEIEYPSDYLKEGVMIIDTPGIGSTFLHNTEVTYSFLSKVDAAVFMLSIDPPVSDVELRFLEDVGKHVKKFFFILNKVDRADAEEVKESIAFNRAVIGEKMGAEPKLFPLSAKQALEGKTKGDRELLQRSGYVDFDRALGTFLTTDKCGVFLRSILDRASGLVEARRLSLAIEKKTRALSVQALEEKATLFNVELERFLRDKEANVHLIEWDVDSMIKTLDVDSGKFKSEMTPVAIRQMESFIDTYPKAGNREFLNAIKDQLFKVISGACDSWRASEEEKISGLYAEKAKSHSERWEESIRRFEKASSDIFDVEIRHYSFDGAPDLHTPLFYGIDTFMDEGMLLDTALTTLNLMMPSSLFRGQVKNAMRERVERSLDMNSGKIRYAFLESLLKSSKSMKASYETMADTLVSSVKQALERARAEKSMSASEAQKRAAEIDRMLAALEEHKKRLEAVELYCRRPELTPIA
- a CDS encoding MFS transporter — its product is MENNNKGWLNSTVWGVSLTSFLSDFGHETVTVLLPSFLTSLGAPAYALGLIEGLSDGLSSFAKLLSGYYSDKLGKRKELSIIGYIATGIFPAIVALASSWPAVLLGRVFGWIGRGVRGPPRDAILAKSVEENDLGKAFGVHRTGDTLGAIAGPALAFVLVSYIGMRDVFWLAVIPGMLAVIVFMVAVKEKNPAPAKGHVNIVTSLKGFTPRFKGFLSAVLLFGVSDFSHTMLILFAVTTLTPTLGFVQATAMGVLLYGVRNVVYAAACYPFGALGDRFGRKEVLAFGYALAVLMFVGFILAPPNVIVYGLLFAIAGAYIAAEDTLEGAVCGQMVEEPRRALGFGAMATMNGVGDFISSFVVGVLWSAFGFAYGFAFAALAGAAGVIALILTNKKYDVGANTQG